From one Lycorma delicatula isolate Av1 chromosome 2, ASM4794821v1, whole genome shotgun sequence genomic stretch:
- the LOC142320098 gene encoding pleckstrin homology domain-containing family G member 5-like translates to MEVLAEQLNNYSKHGIPHLPDTVEDLEEALYNLEEDWRDLMKDANLLPERVQQQQTAIWELIQTELAYIRSLKVVNDWCETQKGCNRLGLMDILVKPMQRLTKYSLLLKAIQKHTEIEEHRQSLELMIRHVDMFVNSVNTTLKQKQDMERLRGVIARIEAYDVVESKDEDLERLVRSYNELDLTCPMPGCCNSQRRHLLLESDLRLKDSNTSKIDVHCFLFTDMLLICKPATRRSEGKV, encoded by the exons ATGGAGGTTCTGGCTGAACAGCTGAACAATTATAGCAAACATGGTATTCCACATCTTCCAGATACTGTTGAAGACTTAGAAGAGg cacTGTATAATTTAGAAGAAGACTGGAGAGATCTAATGAAAGATGCTAATTTATTACCAGAAAGGGTTCAGCAACAACAAACTGCAATTTGGGAACTGATACAGACTGAACTTGCTTATATTCGTTCACTAAAAGTAGTTAATGAT TGGTGTGAAACTCAAAAAGGTTGTAACAGGCTTGGTTTAATGGATATTCTTGTAAAACCAATGCAACGACTAACCAAATATTCACTTCTTTTAAAAGCAATTCAAAAACATACTGAAATTGAAGAACACCGACAAAGCCTAGAATTAATG attcgGCATGTCGATATGTTTGTAAATAGtgtaaatacaacattaaaacaaaaacaagatatGGAACGATTAAGAGGTGTCATTGCTAGGATTGAAGCTTATGATGTTGTG GAATCAAAGGATGAGGATTTGGAACGTCTCGTAAGAAGTTATAATGAACTTGATTTAACTTGTCCTATGCCTGGGTGTTGTAATTCTCAGCGACGTCATTTACTCCTGGAATCTGATCTCCGTTTAAAGGATAGTAATACTTCAAAG attgaTGTACACTGTTTCTTGTTTACCGATATGTTACTCATCTGCAAACCAGCAACACGGAGATCTGAAGGCAAAGTTTGA